One genomic region from Mytilus trossulus isolate FHL-02 chromosome 9, PNRI_Mtr1.1.1.hap1, whole genome shotgun sequence encodes:
- the LOC134683092 gene encoding SET and MYND domain-containing protein 4-like — translation MSVVQKLQDELTKTLKQDGIYDEVLTKFKDCKTNKSRIQMVAQIDGVNKHFDIIPDTKQKSSDTSIRRRNEGNTFFQKGEFQRALDKYNQSVVNAPALRSEDHSKDEHKGDNLELSYALANRSAVFFHQKSYDDCLSDIDLAIQNEYPKSLIYKLHERKAKCYFEKKEIPKATESFQNALNSLSDAELDEKKSINIKNSVERSIEKCKKSVSSNDGKPGPKSFQKFHGPLPTIEKRSKIFASAFDAVGITENEETEFGLTATRDIYVGEVLIIEKGYTSIVLPKYDTIYCHHCCQRVVSAHPCHQCSEVMFCSGTCHKESWEEYHSLECPCLGTVKQANIGLGYLAFKMVVKAGLSSVMEYESQEQEDGCKRSVGFNTDGVYNSDDYNTVYSLVNHSEKRTPEDLFKRTLQAYFLLKCLEKTSYFNIDERKVSFADKCYVAGHMLRHIMMLPCNAHEVSELALKPECLPESETKEIGSGIYPILSLINHSCDPNVVRHSYGDVCVVRAIKNIDAGEEIADNYGALYPLTVCSERREILKPQYYFTCNCKACREDWPLYFNIPVDVPKFRCQKCNGPVVIPPDRKTENSVCLNCSHVQDTTNVIVKLHQSQDEYQNVLQQVLTGERLHEALPRLEAYLQFLYKTVCIPWQDCNNCQEAIKQCYAVQASCFIAS, via the coding sequence ATGTCTGTGGTACAGAAGCTTCAAGATGAGTTGACAAAGACATTGAAGCAGGATGGAATCTATGATGAAGTTCTTACTAAGTTTAAAgattgtaaaacaaacaaaagtagaATCCAGATGGTTGCACAGATAGATGGcgtaaataaacattttgacattatCCCTGACACTAAACAAAAGTCATCTGATACTTCTATTAGACGTAGAAATGAAGGAAATACATTCTTTCAGAAGGGAGAATTTCAAAGAGCGCTGGACAAATATAACCAAAGTGTAGTGAATGCCCCTGCATTGCGTTCTGAAGATCATTCAAAGGATGAAcataagggagacaacttaGAATTGTCCTATGCCTTGGCTAACCGCTCAGCTGTCTTCTTTCATCAGAAAAGTTATGATGATTGTTTGAGTGACATTGATTTAGCTATTCAGAATGAATATCCTAaatctttaatttataaattacatgaaagaaaagcaaaatgttattttgaaaagaaagaaatacCAAAAGCTACTGAATCATTTCAAAATGCACTCAACTCATTGTCAGATGCTGaacttgatgaaaaaaaatccataaatataaaaaactcAGTTGAAAGGTCCATTGAAAAATGTAAGAAAAGTGTATCAAGTAATGATGGAAAGCCAGGACCCAAGTCTTTCCAgaaatttcatggtccacttcCAACCATTGAGAAGAGAAGTAAGATATTTGCGTCTGCATTTGATGCTGTGGGGATAACTGAGAATGAAGAAACAGAATTTGGACTGACTGCCACTCGAGACATTTATGTTGGTGAAGTACTAATAATAGAAAAGGGCTATACTTCCATTGTATTACCAAAGTATGATACTATCTACTGTCATCATTGTTGTCAGCGAGTCGTGTCCGCTCATCCATGTCATCAATGCAGTGAAGTCATGTTCTGTAGTGGCACTTGTCACAAGGAATCATGGGAGGAATATCATTCCTTAGAATGTCCATGTTTAGGAACAGTTAAGCAGGCTAATATAGGCCTTGGTTACTTGGCTTTTAAGATGGTAGTGAAAGCAGGATTGTCTTCAGTAATGGAGTATGAGAGTCAAGAACAAGAGGATGGATGTAAGAGGTCTGTTGGCTTCAACACTGACGGTGTTTATAATTCTGATGATTACAACACTGTGTACAGCTTAGTTAATCATAGTGAAAAACGTACACCAGAAGATCTGTTTAAGCGAACATTACAAGCATATTTTCTATTGAAATGTCTAGAGAAGACAAGCTACTTTAATATAGATGAGAGAAAAGTATCATTTGCAGACAAATGTTATGTAGCTGGGCATATGTTACGACATATTATGATGCTTCCATGCAATGCCCATGAAGTTTCAGAACTTGCTCTGAAACCAGAATGTTTGCCAGAATCTGAAACCAAGGAGATAGGATCAGGAATCTATCCTATTCTCAGTCTAATCAACCACTCATGTGACCCTAATGTAGTGAGACACTCATATGGCGATGTATGTGTGGTCCGTGCAATAAAGAATATAGATGCTGGTGAAGAAATAGCGGATAATTATGGCGCTCTCTATCCGTTAACTGTATGTTCTGAAAGAAGAGAAATATTAAAACCACAgtattattttacatgtaattgtaaAGCATGCAGAGAAGATTGGCCATTGTATTTCAACATACCGGTTGATGTACCCAAGTTCCGATGTCAGAAATGTAATGGACCTGTTGTCATTCCTCCTGACAGGAAGACAGAGAACTCTGTTTGTCTTAATTGTTCACATGTTCAAGATACAACCAATGTTATTGTCAAACTACACCAATCACAAGATGAATATCAGAATGTTCTACAACAAGTCCTAACTGGAGAGAGATTACATGAAGCTCTGCCCAGGTTAGAAGCATATCTTCAGTTCTTATATAAAACTGTGTGTATACCATGGCAGGACTGTAACAATTGTCAGGAAGCTATCAAACAATGCTATGCTGTACAAGCAAGCTGCTTTATTGCTAGCTGA